In Bacteroidia bacterium, a genomic segment contains:
- a CDS encoding PhnD/SsuA/transferrin family substrate-binding protein: MMNQIFNVVVGVVFGLFFMPGLFAQVPTPLRVGVILNHSSEDVITSFDSLMQYVAGKLGTEAVVEIVAEEDLASRLEKGDFDLGVFSPFAYLKARQNFPGLEVFATHAIRGKKSYQGCILVRKESGIKSLEGLEGKNFQYVNKTSTAGYKYPRGALWEHDLDVDRGFFNYDFSDEHKQSLTKLLRAETDGIAVTESEMEYLDPEDKQLLRCLLTYEIPYDAYVFRSTLSHSVREQIKKIMFTAHHDPAARRLFSDQQGIEKWVPQSEFAYKTLQRYQRVIRVKPALQLTMEIKAAALEKLSTKGDLLAIIEENIISKLNESGRFSSVGNHSPESLHKASLNIALIGDIYECSVFLNDKLIRQSDFSEADLRTSLPKEVKYAVLENMIIECEVLANEKKEWFITYGIDDGITPEEYRFELIETGTELLLKRMSFLNTFFQVSPEIKEGMTVHIHYQPGREELAFSSYTPIDQEKPQFWDSLDNVWGVIGLVVAFLSVAIGSYFTNTKKKRFKNLLYSCNDALLQYLKGHANAEELILQKKAEINQTLEKGLIREDQFLILIHRLEDIEYVINDYFHDISAISPKIRAEIDIIIKDNIITEGEYTRIIALIKSSFRSGSPQPPATPGSPLNTDV; the protein is encoded by the coding sequence ATGATGAATCAGATTTTCAATGTGGTAGTGGGAGTTGTCTTTGGCTTATTTTTTATGCCCGGCTTATTTGCTCAGGTACCGACTCCGTTGCGGGTTGGGGTCATACTGAATCATTCTTCTGAAGATGTGATCACATCATTCGATTCGCTGATGCAGTATGTCGCCGGGAAACTGGGTACAGAAGCGGTGGTCGAAATCGTTGCAGAAGAAGATCTGGCATCCCGTCTGGAAAAAGGCGATTTTGATCTGGGTGTGTTTTCTCCCTTTGCGTATTTGAAAGCACGTCAGAATTTTCCGGGGCTGGAGGTATTCGCCACACATGCTATCCGCGGCAAAAAATCCTATCAGGGTTGTATTTTGGTCCGAAAAGAAAGTGGAATCAAATCACTGGAAGGACTGGAGGGGAAAAATTTCCAATATGTCAATAAAACTTCCACCGCCGGATACAAATATCCCCGGGGGGCTTTATGGGAACATGACCTGGATGTCGATCGTGGATTTTTTAACTATGATTTTTCCGACGAACATAAACAGTCTCTGACCAAACTCCTGAGAGCAGAAACAGATGGTATTGCAGTTACAGAAAGTGAGATGGAATATCTCGACCCGGAAGATAAACAATTGCTCCGGTGTCTGCTCACCTATGAAATCCCTTACGATGCTTATGTGTTTCGCTCAACGCTTTCTCATTCGGTGCGTGAACAGATAAAAAAAATCATGTTCACTGCACACCATGACCCTGCTGCCCGACGCCTCTTTTCAGATCAGCAGGGAATCGAAAAATGGGTTCCTCAATCAGAATTTGCCTACAAAACCCTTCAGCGATATCAAAGGGTAATCAGGGTTAAACCTGCGCTTCAGCTGACTATGGAAATCAAAGCAGCAGCCCTTGAAAAACTTAGTACAAAAGGAGATTTGCTGGCCATTATTGAGGAAAATATTATCAGCAAGCTCAATGAAAGCGGCAGGTTTTCTTCTGTAGGTAACCATTCTCCTGAAAGTCTTCACAAAGCCTCTCTGAACATCGCTCTTATCGGCGATATATATGAATGTTCTGTATTTCTGAATGATAAACTCATCCGTCAGTCGGATTTTTCTGAAGCTGACCTGCGCACCAGTTTACCCAAAGAAGTGAAATATGCCGTTCTGGAAAATATGATAATTGAATGTGAAGTGCTCGCCAACGAGAAAAAAGAATGGTTTATCACATACGGCATAGATGATGGAATTACGCCGGAAGAGTATCGGTTCGAACTGATTGAAACCGGAACAGAACTCCTGCTAAAAAGAATGAGTTTTTTGAATACTTTCTTCCAGGTCAGTCCGGAAATTAAAGAGGGCATGACGGTGCATATTCATTACCAGCCGGGAAGAGAAGAATTAGCGTTCAGCTCATATACCCCAATCGATCAGGAGAAGCCCCAATTTTGGGATAGCCTGGATAATGTATGGGGTGTCATAGGTTTGGTTGTGGCCTTTCTGTCAGTTGCTATCGGGAGTTATTTTACCAATACGAAGAAAAAACGATTTAAAAATCTCCTTTATAGCTGCAATGATGCACTTTTGCAGTATTTGAAAGGCCATGCCAATGCCGAAGAACTAATCCTCCAGAAAAAAGCAGAAATCAATCAAACCTTAGAAAAAGGGCTTATACGGGAAGATCAGTTTCTGATCCTCATTCACCGCCTGGAAGATATTGAATATGTGATCAACGATTACTTTCACGACATCAGTGCGATAAGTCCCAAAATCAGGGCAGAAATTGATATTATTATTAAAGACAATATCATTACAGAAGGGGAATACACCCGTATTATCGCCCTGATCAAATCATCTTTTCGAAGCGGTTCTCCTCAACCTCCTGCGACT